CTTCATTTAAATCATGCTTATACCCAGCGATTAGCCTGTGCGGGGGAAATCCAGCATGTTGCCTTCACCGGCTCGGTTGGCGCTGGCGCGAACCTAGAACGCACAGTTGCCGGTCGATTTATTCAAGTGGGACTTGAACTGGGGGGAAAAGATCCAGCTTATGTCCGCGCCGACGCCGATATTAACCAAGCTGTGGCTGCGGTAGTCGACGGCGCCTATTTTAATTCCGGGCAGTCCTGTTGCGGTATTGAGCGGGCCTATGTGCATGAAGATATTTTTTCTGAGTTTATTTCCCAAACGGTCGACTTACTGCGTGACTATCGACTGGGGCGCCCGGATCAAGTGGAGACCACTTTGGGGCCTTTGGTGCGTGCGGAAGCTGCAGACCGGGTTCGCGCGCAGGTGGATGAAGCGATAGCGGAGGGCGCGAAGGTTCACTTGGATGTGAGTGAATTCCCAATGGACAAGCGGGGTACCCAATATATGGCACCGCAACTGTTAACCCGGGTGCGACACCACATGCGAGTGATGCGCGAGGAGACTTTTGGGCCGGTGCTGGGGGTGCAGAAAGTGCATGATGATGGCGAAGCTCTAGAATTTATGAATAACAGCCCATTTGGTCTTACTGCGGCTATTTTTACCCGCGATGAAGATGTTGCAATGGAGATGGGAGGGTATTTAGAGGCCGGCACTGTTTTTTTAAATCGTTGTGATTACCTGGATCCGGAATTGGCCTGGACGGGTGTTAAGCAATCTGGTCGTGGATGTACGCTTTCTAAAATTGGATTTGAGAATTTAACCCGCCCCAAGTCATTTCATTTTAAACATGATGGTTAGCGGGAATGATTGCCGGATGCAGAAAGTGAAATTGTCTGCCTGTTTTCCGAAAGGTCACAGCCTATTTTGAATATGCAAAAGTGACAGAACGTCAGAGAGGAAATTGTGGATAAATACCATGTCAATTGGAATTATCCCACGACCGTTTGGGTTGGCCCCGGTCGCATTACTGAATTGGCTGAAGCTTGCCTGGAGCTGAATATTCACAAGCCTCTGTTAGTTACTGATCCTACAGTCGCCGCATTGCCACTGATCGATAGTGCGATTAACCCATGCCAACAGGTGGGTCTGGAAGTTAGCGTTTTTTCCAAAATCAAAGGTAATCCCAATGAGATAAATATCGCCGATGGGGTGGCCAAGCTGCGTGAGCAGAAGTGCGATGGGGTCATTGCCTTGGGCGGGGGCTCGGCCCTGGATGCGGGCAAAGCCATTGCCCTTATGGCGGGACAGCAGCACAGTATTTGGGATTTTGAGGATATAGGCGATAACTACAGGCGTGTGGACCCAGAGGGCATTTTACCGCTGATTGCCATTCCCACGACGGCTGGCACAGGTTCTGAAGTTGGCCGGGTTGCGGTAATTACCGATGAGAAAGCACAGGTTAAGAGGCTGATTTTCCATCCGCGCATGATGCCGGATATCGTTATTCTCGATGCTCAATTGACTATGGGGTTGCCGCCAGACCTCACCGCAGCGACGGGAATGGATGCGCTGTCACACAATCTCGAGTCTTTTTACTCCCCTCAATACCATCCTATGGCCGAGGGAATCGCCCTGGAGGGGATGCGCCTGATCAAGGAGTATTTGCCTCGAGCTTATGCTATAGGCGCAGAACTCGAGGCGCGTCAGCAAATGTTGGTAGCTTCCTGTATGGGGGCTACGGCTTTCCAGCGGGGCTTGGGCGCTATCCACGCCCTGGCACATCCATTGGGGGCCCTGTATGACAAGCACCATGGTTTGTTAAATGCGATATTGATGCCCTACGTTCTGATCGCCAACCGTCCAGCCATCCAGGTGCCTATGGGGCATCTGGCACTTTATCTACAACTGGCCGGTAATGAGATGTTTGATAGCGGATTTGATGCGGTACTCAACTGGTTGCTCGGATTGCGCAAACAGCTGGGGATTCCCCACAGCCTGTCGGATATTGGAATTGATGATACCGATGCCGACAGAGTTGGGAAAATGGCATCGGTGGAGCCTTCCGCTAGTACTAACCCGATGCGTTTTAACGGGATAGAGTATCGGGATATTTTCTTGCGCGCCTGTGAAGGTACCGTCACCCTGTAATAAATTCCTGCGAATAGACGACAGAAGAGAATGTGTTCCATCGACAATCGGTAAAGGACTGAATGATGCGCAGTATTATTGCTCTCTTGTTCCTCTCATTGGCCAGTATTTCCCTGGCTCAGGATTCATCGAATATTCGCACGGCTATTTTTGCAGGAGGGTGTTTCTGGTGCATGGAGCCGCCATTTGACAAGGTCGATGGCGTCCTGGAAACCACCTCAGGATACAGCGGTGGCCATGTCAAAAACCCGACCTATGAACAGGTATCTTCCGGTG
This DNA window, taken from Microbulbifer sp. VAAF005, encodes the following:
- a CDS encoding aldehyde dehydrogenase family protein; the encoded protein is MKTTKIMHHLQCISPIDNSVYVERALAGEVEIRVVLDRASKAQKAWRRTPLNERIAIVERAVEIFAVKKERLGRELCWMMGRPIRYAGGEINGFMGRAQTMAQLATEALADIQLPEKPGFTRFIRREPLGVSLVIAPWNYPYLTAVNAVVPALLSGNAVILKHSAQTPLCAERMVEIFREAGLPYGVFQFLHLNHAYTQRLACAGEIQHVAFTGSVGAGANLERTVAGRFIQVGLELGGKDPAYVRADADINQAVAAVVDGAYFNSGQSCCGIERAYVHEDIFSEFISQTVDLLRDYRLGRPDQVETTLGPLVRAEAADRVRAQVDEAIAEGAKVHLDVSEFPMDKRGTQYMAPQLLTRVRHHMRVMREETFGPVLGVQKVHDDGEALEFMNNSPFGLTAAIFTRDEDVAMEMGGYLEAGTVFLNRCDYLDPELAWTGVKQSGRGCTLSKIGFENLTRPKSFHFKHDG
- a CDS encoding iron-containing alcohol dehydrogenase; protein product: MDKYHVNWNYPTTVWVGPGRITELAEACLELNIHKPLLVTDPTVAALPLIDSAINPCQQVGLEVSVFSKIKGNPNEINIADGVAKLREQKCDGVIALGGGSALDAGKAIALMAGQQHSIWDFEDIGDNYRRVDPEGILPLIAIPTTAGTGSEVGRVAVITDEKAQVKRLIFHPRMMPDIVILDAQLTMGLPPDLTAATGMDALSHNLESFYSPQYHPMAEGIALEGMRLIKEYLPRAYAIGAELEARQQMLVASCMGATAFQRGLGAIHALAHPLGALYDKHHGLLNAILMPYVLIANRPAIQVPMGHLALYLQLAGNEMFDSGFDAVLNWLLGLRKQLGIPHSLSDIGIDDTDADRVGKMASVEPSASTNPMRFNGIEYRDIFLRACEGTVTL